A single genomic interval of Juglans regia cultivar Chandler chromosome 1, Walnut 2.0, whole genome shotgun sequence harbors:
- the LOC108999484 gene encoding LOW QUALITY PROTEIN: switch 2 (The sequence of the model RefSeq protein was modified relative to this genomic sequence to represent the inferred CDS: deleted 1 base in 1 codon), whose translation MSLHIFKETIKACTNKPSSSSSSSSSITHNFDPIIPRKPPKSSLSQQLLRLQDADSLPPIQPQNSLKQAQSHSGCGNEEEEEKEVEDDPEPEGFGRPTKLGQFQFDHTGPFEPLVLSSQSEIPVVQVPASINCRLLEHQRVGVKFLYSLYKKNHGGVLGDDMGLGKTIQTIAFLAAVYGKDGEGISSVLEENEVGKKDPVLIICPTSVIHNWEIEFSKWATFSVSIYHGGNRDMINEKLEAHAVEILITSFDTYRIHGSILSEVKWEIVIVDEAHRLKNEKSKLYGACLEIKTPKRFGLTGTIMQNKIMELFNILDWVAPGCLGTREHFRDFYDEPLKHGQRSTAPQRFVLVADERKQHLAAVLQRYMLRRTKEETIGHLMMGKEDNVVFCAMSELQKRVYRRMLQLPDIQCLINKDLPCSCGSPLTQVECCKRTAPNGIIWPYLHRDNPDGCDSCPFCLVLPCLVKLQQISNHLELIKPNFKDDPDKQRKDSEFASAVFGPDIDLAGGNTHSESFMGLSDAKHCGKMRALEKLMLSWASHGDKVLLFSYSVRMLDILEKFLIRKGYCFSRLDGSTPTNLRQSLVDDFNSSPSKQVFLISTRAGGLGLNLVSANRVVIFDPNWNPAQDLQAQDRSFRFGQKRHVVVFRLLAAGSLEELVYSRQVYKQQLSNIAVSGKMEKRYFEGVQDCKEFQGELFGICNLFRDLSDKLFTSEIIELHEKQGDQNGHSLSTKHRLTEPGNNFVSLKEEGITRSSQSETRVCNDSVTDKASKPVLEDMGIVYAHRNEDIVNVRAEIQGKINNSIPQDDRLSQPCVLLTRRSKPDVIGKENVSSINDQKRRQFSLIAEFMGMGDLEFSKWLLSATPLERERALRDYKKRKEKIPNGWSTSTAERFSLYRLHPMFVYIIVS comes from the exons ATGTCACTGCACATCTTCAAAGAAACCATCAAGGCCTGTACTAATAAACCGTCGTCCTcctcgtcgtcgtcgtcgtccaTAACCCACAACTTTGACCCCATAATCCCTAGGAAACCTCCaaagtcctctctctctcagcagCTTCTGCGCCTCCAAGATGCTGACTCTCTGCCTCCAATTCAACCCCAGAATTCCCTTAAGCAAGCTCAAAGCCATAGTGGCTGTGgtaatgaagaagaggaagaaaaagaagtagaGGACGACCCAGAACCCGAAGGATTTGGGAGACCCACGAAATTGGGTCAGTTTCAGTTTGACCATACAGGACCCTTTGAGCCACTGGTTTTATCTTCCCAGAGTGAAATTCCAGTCGTGCAG GTTCCTGCATCTATCAACTGTAGGTTGCTCGAACATCAAAGAGTGGGGGTGAAGtttttatatagtttatacAAGAAAAACCATGGAGGCGTTCTTGGAGATGACAT GGGACTTGGCAAGACCATCCAAACAATTGCCTTCCTGGCTGCTGTGTATGGTAAAGACGGAGAAGGTATTTCCTCAGTACTGGAGGAAAATGAGGTAGGCAAAAAGGACCCAGTACTAATAATCTGCCCCACTTCTGTTATCCACAACTGGGAGATTGAATTCTCTAAGTGGGCAACCTTCAGTGTTTCTATTTACCATGGTGGAAACCGCGATATGATCAATGAGAAATTAGAAGCACATGCAGTTGAGATTCTTATTACCAGCTTTGACACATACAGAATTCATGGCAGCATTTTGTCTGAGGTCAAATGGGAGATTGTGATTGTTGATGAGGCTCATCGGCTTAAGAATGAGAAGTCAAAGCTTTATGGAGCATGCTTAGAAATTAAAACCCCAAAACGTTTTGGTCTGACAGGAACcataatgcagaataaaataatggaattatttaatatcttgGACTGGGTTGCACCAGGATGCTTGGGAACAAGAGAACATTTCCGGGATTTTTATGATGAGCCCCTCAAGCATGGTCAGAGATCAACTGCTCCCCAAAGATTTGTACTGGTTGCTGATGAGCGAAAACAGCATCTTGCGGCAGTTCTTCAAAGATATATGTTAAGACGGACAAAGGAGGAGACTATTGGGCATCTTATGATGGGGAAGGAAGATAATGTCGTGTTCTGTGCCATGAGCGAATTGCAAAAGCGGGTGTATAGAAGAATGTTACAACTACCAGACATCCAATGCCTTATAAATAAGGACCTTCCATGTAGCTGTGGAAGCCCTCTTACCCAAGTTGAATGTTGCAAAAGGACTGCACCAAATGGAATCATTTGGCCTTATCTCCACAGGGACAACCCCGATGGTTGTGATTCATGCCCCTTTTGCCTTGTCCTTCCTTGCCTTGTCAAGTTGCAGCAG ATAAGCAATCACCTGGAGTTGATTAAGCCTAACTTTAAGGATGACCCGGATAAACAAAGGAAAGATTCAGAGTTTGCCTCGGCTGTCTTTGGCCCTGATATTGATTTGGCAGGAGGGAACACCCACAGTGAGAGCTTCATGGGCCTAAGCGATGCCAAACATTGCGGCAAAATGCGAGCACTGGAAAAGCTAATGCTATCGTGGGCTTCACATGGTGATAAAGTTCTTTTATTCAGTTATTCTGTCAG GATGCTGGATATACTGGAAAAATTTCTTATACGCAAAGGCTACTGCTTCTCAAGACTCGATGGTTCTACCCCAACCAACTTGCGCCAGTCTCTAGTTGATGACTTCAATTCAAGCCCAAGCAAacaa GTTTTCCTTATATCAACTCGAGCTGGTGGCCTTGGATTGAATCTTGTCAGTGCAAATCGCGTGGTAATATTTGATCCAAACTGGAATCCTGCACAAGACTTGCAGGCCCAGGACAGGTCCTTTCGATTTGGACAGAAGCGGCATGTTGTGGTTTTCCGCCTTCTTGCAGCTGGTTCCCTTGAGGAACTTGTTTATTCCCGTCAGGTGTACAAACAGCAGCTGTCAAATATAGCTGTTTCTGGAAAAATGGAAAAACGATATTTTGAAGGTGTTCAG GATTGCAAGGAATTTCAAGGCGAGCTTTTTGGAATCTGTAATTTATTTCGTGATCTATCCGATAAGCTCTTTACAAGTGAAATCATTGAATTACATGAAAAGCAGGGAGATCAAAATGGGCATAGTCTTAGTACGAAACACAGATTAACTGAACCTGGAAACAATTTTGTTTCATTGAAAGAAGAGGGCATAACACGTTCATCTCAGTCAGAAACCAGAGTGTGTAATGATTCTGTGACGGATAAAGCAAGTAAACCAGTGCTTGAAGACATGG gcattGTATATGCTCATCGTAATGAAGACATAGTGAACGTCAGAGCAGAGATTCAAGGAAAGATAAATAATAGCATTCCTCAGGATGATAGACTGAGCCAGCCATGCGTCCTTCTGACAAGGAGAAGCAAACCAGATGTTATTGGGAAAGAGAATGTTTCGTCAATCAATGACCAGAAGAGGAGGCAATTCAGCCTTATTGCTGAGTTCATGGGTATGGGAGACCTTGAATTTAGCAAGTGGTTGCTTTCTGCAACTCctttagagagggagagagcgcTTCGAGACTACaaaaagaggaaggagaag aTACCTAATGGTTGGAGCACTTCTACTGCGGAAAGATTCTCTCTTTACCGCCTTCACCCCATGTTTGTGTACATTATTGTATCataa